From Peromyscus maniculatus bairdii isolate BWxNUB_F1_BW_parent chromosome 8, HU_Pman_BW_mat_3.1, whole genome shotgun sequence, a single genomic window includes:
- the LOC102927548 gene encoding hepatitis A virus cellular receptor 1 homolog, whose translation MCQEGSQQCEIVNAQSSEEVAGHPVTLSCTYSPYRGITATCWGRQACSYGYCVTYQRSSRYQLKGHISGGNVSLTIENAVQSDSGLYCCRVDVPGHQIVNFSLDVKPEIPRSLPTRPTTTWRPTTPGKPTTPGRPTTISIRPTHVPTSSRVSTSSSTTPAHTQTHIAEPTTIYPHQTTAEVTETPSYTLADWNYTVTSSHEFYSNYTESILSQEWQKNMTNGFYVGISMVALLLLCVCFLAVTRYILMKKNSRSLSLVTFHASKNGALQNPTDVRSPAENNVYIIEDNRYPME comes from the exons AGTAGTGAAGAGGTGGCGGGTCACCCTGTCACACTGTCATGTACTTACTCACCATACAGAGGGATCACTGCCACTTGTTGGGGCCGACAGGCTTGCTCCT ATGGATACTGTGTCACCTATCAGAGGAGCAGCCGATACCAGCTAAAGGGGCATATTTCAGGAGGAAACGTGTCCTTGACAATAGAGAATGCTGTTCAGAGTGACAGTGGTCTGTATTGCTGTCGAGTGGATGTCCCTGGACATCAGATAGTGAACTTTTCCTTGGATGTTAAACCAG AAATTCCCAGAAGTCTTCCAACAAGACCCACAACTACATGGAGACCCACAACTCCAGGAAAGCCCACAACTCCAGGAAGGCCTACGACTATTTCAATAAGACCCACACATGTACCAACATCATCCCGAGTCTCCACTTCTAGTTCTACAACACCAGCacatacacaaactcacataGCAG AACCCACTACGATTTATCCACATCAGACAACAGCTGAGGTGACAGAAACCCCATCCTACACTCTTGCAG ATTGGAATTACACTGTGACATCCTCACATGAGTTTTACAGTAATTACACT GAATCAATCCTCTCACAGGAGTGGCAGAAGAACATGACTAATGGCTTCTATGTGGGCATCTCCATGgttgccctgctgctgctgtgtgtgtgcttcctggcTGTCACCA GGTACATCCTTATGAAAAAGAATTCGAGGTCTCTAAG ctTGGTAACATTCCATGCCTCTAAAAATGGAGCTTTGCAAAACCCAACAGATGTACGGTCCCCAGCTGAGAATAATGTGTACATAATTGAAGACAATCGTTACCCTATGGAATGA